GTTCCTACAACACTGCTTCCATCTGACCAGGAATAACTCACCCCGCCACTCGCCGTTAAGGTCGTACTTGGTACTGTACAACTCAAAGCAAGTCCGTTGTTGTTCGCTATCGCTGCCGTTGGTGGTGTATTGTCTAAAGTCGTTGATACTGTTTCTGTGTCTGTACATCCGTTAGCTCCCGTTACCGTTACCGTAAATGTACCTGCTGTAGTAACTGCAAGATCTGCTGAGGTTCCTACAACACTGCTTCCATCTGACCAGGAATAACTCACCCCGCCACTCGCCGTTAAGGTCGTACTTGGTACTGTACAACTCAAAGCAAGTCCGTTGTTGTTCGCTATCGCTGCCGTTGGTGGTGTATTGTCTAAAGTCGTTGATACTGTTTCTGTGTCTGTACATCCGTTAGCTCCCGTTACCGTTACCGTAAATGTACCTGCTGTAGTAACTGCAAGATCTGCTGAGGTTCCTACAACACTGCTTCCATCTGACCAGGAATAACTCACCCCGCCACTCGCCGTTAAGGTCGTACTTGGTACTGTACAACTCAAAGCAAGTCCGTTGTTGTTCGCTATCGCTGCCGTTGGTGGTGTATTGTCTAAAGTCGTTGATACTGTTTCTGTGTCTGTACATCCGTTAGCTCCCGTTACCGTTACCGTAAATGTACCTGCTGTAGTAACTGCAAGATCTGCTGAGGTTCCTACAACACTGCTTCCATCTGACCAGGAATAACTCACCCCGCCACTCGCCGTTAAGGTCGTACTTGGTACTGTACAACTCAAAGCAAGTCCGTTGTTGTTCGCTATCGCTGCCGTTGGTGGTGTATTGTCTAAAGTCGTTGATACTGTTTCTGTGTCTGTACATCCGTTAGCTCCCGTTACCGTTACCGTAAATGTACCTGCTGTAGTAACTGCAAGATCTGCTGAGGTTCCTACAACACTGCTTCCATCTGACCAGGAATAACTCACCCCGCCACTCGCCGTTAAGGTCGTACTTGGTACTGTACAACTCAAAGCAAGTCCGTTGTTGTTCGCTATCGCTGCCGTTGGTGGTGTATTGTCTAAAGTCGTTGATACTGTTTCTGTGTCTGTACATCCGTTAGCTCCCGTTACCGTTACCGTAAATGTACCTGCTGTAGTAACTGCAAGATCTGCTGAGGTTCCTACAACACTGCTTCCATCTGACCAGGAATAACTCACCCCGCCACTCGCCGTTAAGGTCGTACTTGGTACTGTACAACTCAAAGCAAGTCCGTTGTTGTTCGCTATCGCTGCCGTTGGTGGTGTATTGTCTAAAGTCGTTGATACTGTTTCTGTGTCTGTACATCCGTTAGCTCCCGTTACCGTTACCGTAAATGTACCTGCTGTAGTAACTGCAAGATCTGCTGAGGTTCCTACAACACTGCTTCCATCTGACCAGGAATAACTCACCCCGCCACTCGCCGTTAAGGTCGTACTTGGTACTGTACAACTCAAAGCAAGTCCGTTGTTGTTCGCTATCGCTGCCGTTGGTGGTGTATTGTCTAAAGTCGTTGATACTGTTTCTGTGTCTGTACATCCGTTAGCTCCCGTTACCGTTACCGTAAATGTACCTGCTGTAGTAACTGCAAGATCTGCTGAGGTTCCTACAACACTGCTTCCATCTGACCAGGAATAACTCACCCCGCCACTCGCCGTTAAGGTCGTACTTGGTACTGTACAACTCAAAGCAAGTCCGTTGTTGTTCGCTATCGCTGCCGTTGGTAATGGATTTACCGTTACCGATTCGTTTGCCTCATTGTTATCCGGTGTAAAATCGTATCCATCTGAGGCAGTGATAGAAGCCGAATTCGTATAATTTCCTGAACTTTGAACAGTTGCGGTAATTTCAATACTTTGAGAACTAAACCCTGAAATATTTGGTACAGACCAAATCCCGGTTCCTATATTATAATCTCCTCCTGAATTGTCACTTACATAGTCATAACCATTTGGTAAAAGATCTGTAACTTCTACCCCAGACGCAGTTAATAAAAAATTATTACTCACCTGGAGAGTAAAAATCACATCTTCTCCTACACATTGATTCGTAACATTTACACTTTTTGAAAGTGCTAAATTAACCAGCGAAATAGAAACGCTATCATCATCATCTTCATCTGTAGATCCATTTCCAGGTGTTGAATCCGGATCATAATTACCAGAAGTCTCTATTTCTGCAACGTTTTCATAATTATTTCCAATAGCATAATTAATTGTAGCTGTAATATCCAATGAAGTTGAATTGCCATTGGACAGATCTCCTATATTCCAGATTCCTGTGGAATCATCATAGCTACCCCCTGAATGACTCACATAAGTATAACCATTTGGTAAATCGTCATTAACCGTTACACCCGTAGCATCATTCGGGCCATCATTCGTAACAGTTATGGTAAACGTAACTTCATTTGATCCAAAAGCACCATAAACAAGTGTTTTTTCGAGACTGAGATCTGCAGGAACATAACCCCCTACATTAACTAAATCATCAAAATCTCCAATTTCCGGATTTGCCCCTCCATTACATGACGATATAAGAACTGACCCGATTTGAATTCGTTGGGCAGCATCACACGGAGTATCATCTATTAAATCTCCTCCTGATTCTATCACCAGGGGAGTATTTACCGGTAATGAAAAAGTTTTGTTGGCAGTCCAATCCATTTCACCATCCGATGCTATTGTAAACAGGTTCACATCAAGAAAAGATGTTCCGTCAATGATCAATTGCTCTCTGTCAGGCAAGGAGTTATCTCCTATGGTTAATGAATTAAAAGCATTATTAATATTTGAATTTAATGTAATTTGATTTCCACTTACAATATAAACATCGTATGTACCAGCATTTTGACCTGGATAATTTGTTGCATTTACCCATTCACTTCCAGGAGGTTGTGACGAATCATACACACTCCAGCTGTTCACATCGGTCCAGTTACCATTATTTCTTGATCTGAAATCTCCATCATTCTGACCAAACACGCTTATCGAAAACAAAAGCAAACCAAAAATCATTAAGATTTTTAGTCCCTTCACAGAATAATTTGATTTCTTCGGGGATCTTTTCCTCAGAAAATCAATATTTTCCAGATGTTTCATTGTTAAAGAATTCATACAATTTGCTCTTAATTTGTTATTGTTAGCTGTATACGTAAATCCTGTTAACACAATTTTATCTTGTGATAACAGGGGTGATTTATCATTTTTTGATAGCTTACCGAGTGGGGAATTTTCGGCTTTCATATCTTCCATAATTATATAATTGTCTGTATGTCAACAATTTATCTCGAAGATATTTTCATTAGTTCTAAAAGAGGAGTCCATCCTTGTTAAGAAGATGTTAATAACTCGAGAAAATTGTTAATATCCGAAACGCGTCCAAATACCCTTTATTGCGCGATTTTTCTGTTGCAAAAAAATTTTTTTTATTGTGTTGGAGAGGCACTTTTTTTTTTTGAGTATTTATTAAGTCTATATTTTACCATATCTTTGCACTTATTTAGAATGAATCTAATTTGTTATGATACAAGTATCTGAAAAAGCAAAACTGAAAGCGATTGAGCTGATGAAAGAAGATGGTTTTGATGCTTCCAAAGACTTTATACGTGTCGGTGTTAAAAGTGGCGGTTGTTCCGGATTATCCTATGAACTGAGTTTTGACAATGAAGAAAAGGAAAATGATAAGGTTTTTGAAAATAATGACATCAAGATCGTAGTTGACAAGAAAAGTTTTTTATATCTGGTTGGCACTGAACTTGATTATTCCGGAGGTCTGAACGGAACTGGTTTTGTTTTTAAAAACCCCAACGCCAACAGGACTTGTGGCTGTGGTGAAAGCTTCTCTCTATAAGTATTAATCGATCTAATTTAACGTTATGAGCAAGTACACCGAGGACGATCTTAAAAAAGAACTCGAAACAAAAGAATACGAGTATGGCTTCTATACAGACATAGAATCTGAAACCTTTCCAAAAGGGTTGAACGAAGATATAATCCGGGCAATCTCCAAGAAAAAAAATGAGCCTGAATGGATGACGGACTGGAGGCTTGAAGCCTTTGGAATATGGCAGAAAATGACAGAACCGGAATGGGCGAATGTGAGATATGAAAAGCCTGATTTTCAAGGTATAAGCTACTATTCAGCTCCAAAACCCAAAAAAGAACTGGAAAGTCTGGACCAGGTAGATCCTGAACTGTTAAAAACCTTCAATAAACTGGGAATTTCTATTGATGAACAAAAAAGGTTAACTGGAGTTGCTATGGATATTGTGGTAGACTCGGTTTCAGTGGCAACCACATTTAAAGAAACCCTTGCAGAAAAGGGTATTATATTTTGTCCCATTTCAGAAGCCATTCAAGAGCATCCGGAACTGGTCAAAAAATATATTGGGAGTGTCGTACCTAAAACGGATAATTTTTATGCGGCTTTAAATTCTGCTGTATTTACGGATGGTTCCTTCTGCTATATACCAAAAGGAGTTCAGTGTCCTATGGAATTATCTACCTATTTCCGAATCAATGAAGGCGGAACAGGACAATTTGAACGAACCCTTGTTATTGCGGATAAAGGAAGCTATGTAAGTTATCTTGAAGGTTGTACAGCTCCCGCTAGAGATGAAAATCAATTGCACGCAGCCGTGGTTGAGCTTATCGCTTTAGATGATGCAGAAATCAAATATTCAACTGTTCAAAACTGGTTTCCTGGGGATCATGATGGAAAAGGTGGTGTTTTCAATTTTGTTACAAAAAGAGGAATTTGCCATACCAATTCAAAAATTAGCTGGACCCAGGTAGAAACAGGTAGTGCGGTCACATGGAAATATCCAAGTTGTGTGCTAAAGGGTGATAATTCGGTTGGAGAGTTTTATTCGATTGCCGTTACTAATAATTTTCAACAGGCAGATACAGGAACCAAAATGGTTCACCTTGGAAAGAATACGAAAAGTACAATTATTTCAAAGGGAATTTCTGCAGGGCAGTCTCAAAATTCCTACAGAGGTTTGGTGCAGGTAGGTTCCAGAGCCGAAAATGCACGGAACTTCTCTCAGTGTGACTCGCTATTGATGGGTAACGAATGCGGGGCGCATACCTTCCCTTATATCGAAGCAAAAAATAAATCCGCTCAAATAGAACATGAGGCCACCACCAGTAAAATTGGTGAGGATCAGCTTTTCTATTGCAACCAAAGAGGAATCGATACCGAAAAGGCTATCGCTTTGATTGTTAATGGATTTAGTAAGGAAGTGTTGAATAAGCTTCCCATGGAATTTGCTGTTGAAGCTCAAAAATTACTGGAGATTTCCCTTGAGGGATCCGTCGGTTAAAAAGAAAAAATAGAAAAAAGTCAATAAGATCATTATACAATGTTAAAGATAAAAAACCTACACGCAGGAATCGAGGATAAAGAAATTTTGAGAGGTATCGACCTTGATGTGAAACCGGGTGAAGTTCATGCCATTATGGGGCCAAACGGTTCGGGAAAAAGTACACTTTCTTCCGTAATTGCAGGAAATGAAACTTATGAAGTAATGGATGGAGATATCGAATTTCAGGATGAAAGTATTCTTGAATTAGCTCCTGATGAAAGAGCCCACAAGGGAATCTTTATGTCATTTCAATATCCTGTAGAAATCCCTGGGGTAACAACTACCAACTTCATCAAAACTGCGATCAATGCCAAACGAAAAGCCAACGGCCAGGAAGATCTGCCTGCAAGAGATATGCTTAAATTGATCAGAGAAAAGTCAGAATTGCTGGAAATGGACAGAAAATTTCTTTCGAGATCTTTAAACGAAGGGTTTTCGGGTGGAGAAAAAAAGAGAAATGAAATCTTTCAAATGGCAATGCTTGAACCAAATCTTGCTATCCTTGACGAGACGGATTCAGGCCTTGACATCGATGCCTTAAAAGTTGTGGCCAACGGGGTAAACAAATTAAAGAATGAAAATAATGCTGTTATCGTGATTACGCATTACCAAAGATTACTGGATTATATCGTTCCGGATTTTGTTCATGTACTTCATGATGGAAAGATCGTTAAGTCGGGTGGAAAAGAGTTGGCTCATGAGCTTGAGGACAAGGGTTATGACTGGTTGAAATAAGAGGATATATTATGGATTTAAAAGAAAAATTAGTAGCCTCATTTATGGCTTTTGAGAATCGGGGAAATGTTGACCTTGACTCAAAGGTGCATGAAATCAGATCAGCAGCAATTGAAAGGTTTGAAAAGGCTGGATTTCCTGACAGAAAAAACGAAGAATGGAAATACACGTCCTTGAAAGCTTTGCTTAAAAATGATTACTCTGTTTTTCCAAAAGCTGAAAGCGCTCTGGAGCTCAAAGATGTCAAACAATACTTTTTACATGAGATCGAATCGTATAAAATTGTATTTATTGATGGGGTTTACAGCTCCTTTTTATCAGATACTACCCATGAAATTGCCGATATCTGTATTTTATCATCAGCTTTGAAACAACCAAAGTACAAAATGGTGGTGGATCATTATTTTGGAACTGTGGCGTCAAAAAGTGATAGCCTTACATCCCTGAACACTGCATTTTCTAAGGAGGGAGCCTTCATCAATATTCCAAAGAACACAGTACTGCCAAAACCGATTCAAATTCTTCATTTTTCAACAGGGAATGAAAAAGAAATCATGTTGCAGCCTCGAAATTTAGTGGTTGTCGGGGAAAATTCACATGTTCAGATCTACGAAAGACATCAAAGCCTTAGTAACAACAGTGTCCTGACAAATGCGGTGACAGAGATTTTTGCACATAAAAGGGCTATTGCCGATATATACAAGATCCAAAACGACCACAGTGCTGCTTCACTAATTGATAATACTTATGTTCAGCAAAAAGACAGCAGTATTGTTTCGGTCAACACCTATTCTTTTGGAGGTAAGCTGACGAGAAATAATCTTGAATTTCATCAGGAGGGAGAACATATCACTTCAAATTTGAATGGAATTTCAGTTTTGGGCAACAAGCAACATGTAGACAACCATACCCTCGTTCATCACAAGCAGGAAAACTGTGAGAGCCATGAGTTATATAAAGGAATTTATGATGATCGTGCTACCGGAGTATTCAACGGAAAGGTTATTGTTGACAAACTGGCCCAGAAAACAAATGCCTATCAGCAAAATGACAATATCTTGATTGGGGATAAAGCAAGTATAAATGCCAAACCTCAACTGGAAATATTTGCAGATGATGTGAAATGCTCGCATGGGTGCACTATCGGTCAACTTGATGAAAAGGCTTTATTTTACCTTCAATCCAGAGGTATTCCGAAAAAAGAGGCAAAAGCCCTCATGCTTTTCGCATTCTGTAATGATGTTGTTGAAAAAATTAAAATTGCCGGCCTTAAGACGCGGATAAACAAATTAATTGCCAAAAAACTGGATGTCAATTTAGGAATGGATATGTAGAGAATAGAGAATCAGAGTCTCGCATTGGTTTCTTTAATTGCCCTCTCATTTTTGTTATCGATCCACTTTTGGCCTTGAAGTCGGCGCATAATATTGTCAAGATTCCTCATAATGAACACATTATAAAACGCCTGAGACAGATGTTTGGGATTTCTGGCGAGTCCCCGCATACTCATTGAAAAACCAGGGGTGATATATCGCATATAATGCCAGTATCCCTCAGGCATGTAAAGGGTTTGCCCGTGATCCAGTTCAGTTTTGTATCCCCTGGCATTTTTCAGCGCCGGCCATTTTTTAAAGTCAGGATTCGAAAAGTCTATTGATTCATGAGTTATTAAGGAGTGAGGAACCTTATATAAATGCTTCTTTTCCGCATAAGGAAACAAAATGCATTCTTTCTTACCCTGAAAATGAAAATGAAGAATGTTTGCCAGATCAATATCGTAATGCATAAAGGTATAAGAGTCTTCTCCCCCAAAAAAAAGCATAGGCAATGACTTGAGAAGACGTAATCCGATTTTAGGGAAATAAAAATCGTTTTGTAATCCTGGTACTTCTTTGAGCACATTGTATAAAAAAATACGGTAACGGGTAGGTTCCTTTTGCAACAGATCTATGTACTCCTCCATCTTCATTGTCGCATGAGGCTCATTAAAGCCATCCTTGTAATCTACCGGCCTGTCATCATACAAGGGAACTGTTTTTTGCCCTACTTTTTCTTTGATATAATCAAAATTCCATTTTGAATTGGCGGGCCAGTCATCAATGAGGTTTTCAATAACAACCGGAATCTGAGGCTTCAGATAATTCTGTACAAACTCATTTTTTGAAATGGTTTTAACTCTTTTTATCGGGAGAAGGTTCAATTCCATGATCTAAATAACTAATTTATACTGCCTGTAATTCCACTTAAAAACGTATTAACATCAAATTTAGGATCGGATACCAATCCCAGCCTGACCACAACTAATTGCTTGCTTGGGACAATGAAAACATATTGTCCTTTAAACCCGTTGCACGAATACATGTCTAAGGGGACATCGGGATGATGTCCTCCGGCATTGAGCCAGAATTGAGCTCCGTATCTGCCATTTGAGGTATTTGTGGGTGTTGCAGCATATTTTACCCAGGAACTATCCAAAACCTGGTCCCCATTCCAGTTTCCTTCATGCAAATACAACAAACCGAATTTCGCCCAGTCCCTGGTGGTTGCCCACGCATAAGAAGATCCTATAAAACTACCCGAAAGATCCGTCTCTATGACCATGGAATGCATCCCTATCCTGTCAATGAGATCTTTATACCAAAAATCCAGATATTCCTGATGACTCTTGAATTGTCTTTTTAAAAGTGGACCAGACAAGATGTTCGTAGTTCCTGATGAATAATTCCAAAGACTGTCGGGTTTACCTACAAGTTCATTTCTGATTTGAGAGGATCCCATATCACTCTCCAGATACAACATTTTTGTCACATCAGAAATATTAAAATATTCTTCGTCCCATGAGAGCCCGCTGTTCATCTGAAGAAGATTGTTAATGGTAATTTTACTTCTTTCATCCGATGCCCAGTCCCTGATACCTGCCAGAGAATGAATATCTATTTTGCCTTGATTTTGAAGCACCCCATACATTGTGCTTGTAATGCTTTTGGTCATAGACCATCCATGCATCAATGTATTTTTATCAAAGCCTTCGGTGTACGTTTCATTAAGAATTTTGTCCTTGTAGATCACCAGCACCGCTCTTGTTTGCTTGAGATCATCTTCTCCATTGTCAAAGGCATATTTTACGGCCGAATCGAGCTTTTCATAATCAACTTCCGGGAATACTGTATCGCTCTGCTTCAATTCTCCATAGGGAAAGGGCAGGGAACTATTTGTAAAATACCTGTTGGGCTTTGGGAAGTCTTTACTTGAATCATAACTGTCATTAATTAAAATAGCACCCAGACCTTCTTTATAAACAGCTTTTCTATTCATCAATCCAAAAAGTGATGCTGTAACCGACTTTTCGTTTTCATCAATCTGGTAACTGGCCAGATTTATTGGGAAAAAGCCATTGTCCTCATCTGACATACTCAATTGATCCCTGTTGGCAAGAAACAAACCTGACGCCATATTCTTACTGGCGTAACCTGTAACAATATTGAGAGCCGGGTAGTAAGTGACTCCAAAATAAAGTATCACTATCCAGATCAATACAAGAAGGTATTTTAACCATTTTTTCATTTTGTCAATAGACTTTGATTCGCGTAAAAATAACTAATTTTTAAATTCATTTTCCGAGGCAATGAGTTCATACTGTCGTATATTTGTATTTTGAATGATTCTAAATAAGATATGCTAGATATAAATAAAATCAGAGAAGATTTTCCGATTTTAAACCGAAAGGTTAATGGAAAGCCATTGGTCTATTTTGATAATGCTGCAACGTCCCAGACGCCTAAAGCTGTTATTGATTCCATAGTTGATTATTACAGTAATTACAATGCCAACATTCATAGAGGTGTTCATACCTTGAGTCAGGAAGCAACCAATGCTTATGAAGAGGCCCGACATAAAATTCAAAAGCATTTTAATGCATCAAAGTCCTATGAAATTATTTTGACTTCAGGGACGACCCATGGTATTAACATGGTGGCTACGGGATTTGCTGACCTGCTTAATGATAATGATGAGATAATTGTATCAGCACTCGAACATCACTCGAATATCGTCCCCTGGCAAATGCTTTGCGAAAAAACAGGAGCAATACTAAAGGTGATTCCCATGACGGACGAAGGGTCACTGAATATGAAAGAATACAAAACGCTCTTGTCCGATCGTACAAAATTGGTCTTTGTCAATCATGTATCAAACGCGCTGGGTACAATTAACCCTGTTAAACAAATCATCGACATGGCTCATGAACATGGTGCTGCTGTATTGATCGATGGTGCACAGGCAACCCCTCATATCAAACCCGATGTTCAGGAATTAGACTGTGAATTTTACACCTGTTCGGCACATAAACTCTGTGGCCCGACCGGGGTTGGAATGATCTACGGGAAAGAAGAATGGCTGCATAAACTTCCTCCATACCAAGGCGGAGGCGAAATGATAAGTGAAGTTACTTTTGAAAAAACAACTTATGCAGATCTGCCCCATAAATTCGAGGCAGGAACTCCCA
This DNA window, taken from Lutimonas zeaxanthinifaciens, encodes the following:
- a CDS encoding HesB/IscA family protein, whose translation is MIQVSEKAKLKAIELMKEDGFDASKDFIRVGVKSGGCSGLSYELSFDNEEKENDKVFENNDIKIVVDKKSFLYLVGTELDYSGGLNGTGFVFKNPNANRTCGCGESFSL
- the sufB gene encoding Fe-S cluster assembly protein SufB encodes the protein MSKYTEDDLKKELETKEYEYGFYTDIESETFPKGLNEDIIRAISKKKNEPEWMTDWRLEAFGIWQKMTEPEWANVRYEKPDFQGISYYSAPKPKKELESLDQVDPELLKTFNKLGISIDEQKRLTGVAMDIVVDSVSVATTFKETLAEKGIIFCPISEAIQEHPELVKKYIGSVVPKTDNFYAALNSAVFTDGSFCYIPKGVQCPMELSTYFRINEGGTGQFERTLVIADKGSYVSYLEGCTAPARDENQLHAAVVELIALDDAEIKYSTVQNWFPGDHDGKGGVFNFVTKRGICHTNSKISWTQVETGSAVTWKYPSCVLKGDNSVGEFYSIAVTNNFQQADTGTKMVHLGKNTKSTIISKGISAGQSQNSYRGLVQVGSRAENARNFSQCDSLLMGNECGAHTFPYIEAKNKSAQIEHEATTSKIGEDQLFYCNQRGIDTEKAIALIVNGFSKEVLNKLPMEFAVEAQKLLEISLEGSVG
- the sufC gene encoding Fe-S cluster assembly ATPase SufC — protein: MLKIKNLHAGIEDKEILRGIDLDVKPGEVHAIMGPNGSGKSTLSSVIAGNETYEVMDGDIEFQDESILELAPDERAHKGIFMSFQYPVEIPGVTTTNFIKTAINAKRKANGQEDLPARDMLKLIREKSELLEMDRKFLSRSLNEGFSGGEKKRNEIFQMAMLEPNLAILDETDSGLDIDALKVVANGVNKLKNENNAVIVITHYQRLLDYIVPDFVHVLHDGKIVKSGGKELAHELEDKGYDWLK
- the sufD gene encoding Fe-S cluster assembly protein SufD, with product MDLKEKLVASFMAFENRGNVDLDSKVHEIRSAAIERFEKAGFPDRKNEEWKYTSLKALLKNDYSVFPKAESALELKDVKQYFLHEIESYKIVFIDGVYSSFLSDTTHEIADICILSSALKQPKYKMVVDHYFGTVASKSDSLTSLNTAFSKEGAFINIPKNTVLPKPIQILHFSTGNEKEIMLQPRNLVVVGENSHVQIYERHQSLSNNSVLTNAVTEIFAHKRAIADIYKIQNDHSAASLIDNTYVQQKDSSIVSVNTYSFGGKLTRNNLEFHQEGEHITSNLNGISVLGNKQHVDNHTLVHHKQENCESHELYKGIYDDRATGVFNGKVIVDKLAQKTNAYQQNDNILIGDKASINAKPQLEIFADDVKCSHGCTIGQLDEKALFYLQSRGIPKKEAKALMLFAFCNDVVEKIKIAGLKTRINKLIAKKLDVNLGMDM
- a CDS encoding cupin-like domain-containing protein → MELNLLPIKRVKTISKNEFVQNYLKPQIPVVIENLIDDWPANSKWNFDYIKEKVGQKTVPLYDDRPVDYKDGFNEPHATMKMEEYIDLLQKEPTRYRIFLYNVLKEVPGLQNDFYFPKIGLRLLKSLPMLFFGGEDSYTFMHYDIDLANILHFHFQGKKECILFPYAEKKHLYKVPHSLITHESIDFSNPDFKKWPALKNARGYKTELDHGQTLYMPEGYWHYMRYITPGFSMSMRGLARNPKHLSQAFYNVFIMRNLDNIMRRLQGQKWIDNKNERAIKETNARL
- a CDS encoding serine hydrolase domain-containing protein gives rise to the protein MKKWLKYLLVLIWIVILYFGVTYYPALNIVTGYASKNMASGLFLANRDQLSMSDEDNGFFPINLASYQIDENEKSVTASLFGLMNRKAVYKEGLGAILINDSYDSSKDFPKPNRYFTNSSLPFPYGELKQSDTVFPEVDYEKLDSAVKYAFDNGEDDLKQTRAVLVIYKDKILNETYTEGFDKNTLMHGWSMTKSITSTMYGVLQNQGKIDIHSLAGIRDWASDERSKITINNLLQMNSGLSWDEEYFNISDVTKMLYLESDMGSSQIRNELVGKPDSLWNYSSGTTNILSGPLLKRQFKSHQEYLDFWYKDLIDRIGMHSMVIETDLSGSFIGSSYAWATTRDWAKFGLLYLHEGNWNGDQVLDSSWVKYAATPTNTSNGRYGAQFWLNAGGHHPDVPLDMYSCNGFKGQYVFIVPSKQLVVVRLGLVSDPKFDVNTFLSGITGSIN
- a CDS encoding aminotransferase class V-fold PLP-dependent enzyme; the protein is MLDINKIREDFPILNRKVNGKPLVYFDNAATSQTPKAVIDSIVDYYSNYNANIHRGVHTLSQEATNAYEEARHKIQKHFNASKSYEIILTSGTTHGINMVATGFADLLNDNDEIIVSALEHHSNIVPWQMLCEKTGAILKVIPMTDEGSLNMKEYKTLLSDRTKLVFVNHVSNALGTINPVKQIIDMAHEHGAAVLIDGAQATPHIKPDVQELDCEFYTCSAHKLCGPTGVGMIYGKEEWLHKLPPYQGGGEMISEVTFEKTTYADLPHKFEAGTPNIAGVIAFGVALDYMNSIGFDQIAAYENELLEYATEKLLSIEGMKLYGTAHEKAAVISFNIEGIHPYDIGSIVDKLGIAVRTGHHCAQPIMDYYRIPGTVRASFSFYNTKEEIDLLVDAVIRAKSMLI